ACGCAGGCCAAGACGAACACGGAGCTCGGGCGCCGAGCGCTCGCGATGCTCGGCGAGGGCACGCCGCTCGCCACGGCGCTGCCGCGGCTCCTCGATGCCGACCCCGAGCGCGAGCAGCGTCAGGTCCACGGCGTGGATCGCGCGGGCGCCTTCGCCCGCACGGGGACGACGTGCCGGCCGTGGTGCGGTGACCGCACCGGCGACGGCGTCAGCGTCGCCGGCAATCTCCTCGTCGGGCCCGGGGTGCTCGACGCGATGCTCGGGACGTTTGCCGCCTCCACGGCGCTCGAGCTGCCGGAGCGACTCGTGCGGGCGCTCGAGGCCGGGCAGGCGGCCGGCGGCGACAAGCGCGGCAAGCAGTCGGCCGCGCTGCTCGTCTGGGCGGACGCGCCGCGCCCGTACCACGACCTCCGCGTGGACGATCACGAGCATCCCGTCGCCGAGCTGCGCCGCCTGCACGATCTGGCGCTCGCCCACACGGCGACGCTCCTCCAGGACTACGGCGAGGAGGGCCTGCGCCGCTACCGGCGCGCGAAGGCCTGAGCCCCCGCGCTCAGGGCCGCCCCGCGTCCTCGCGGCCGGCGAGCCAGTCCCACATCCGGGCGGCGAGCGTGACCGACAGCTCGACGTCCTCGTCGAGGAGATAGCGCTCGCCGACGAGGTCGAGCGCCGCGCGGCGCACGCGCTCCAGGTACACGTCGCGCGAGGCGTAGCGCTCCCCGATCGACGGCCGCGGGTCGGCCGAGGCCTCACGCTCGCGCCGCGTGCGCGCGAATGGGAGCGTCGCGCCCGCGAACACCAGGAGCTGCTCGGCGCCGCCGATGTCGGGGTGGCGCAGGTTCCAGCCGGTGTGGCTCGCGAGCGGCACGCGCACTTCGGGCAGGGCGATGCCCGCCACCTCGTTGCCGTCGTCGTCCACCGCGGAGACGAGCGAGCCGAGCGCCGGCCCCTCGCGCGGTGGTGCCTGCGTGAGCGCGCGGAGCTCCGGGTCGCCGCCGAAGTCGAGACGGCGCGGACGCGCGTGGTGGCGCGGGTACCGCGCGCCGGGGATCCGGTCGAACGTCTTCGCGAGCGTGTCGGCCGGCACCGCGCTCCCGTCGTCGACCCGCGGATGCCGGCTCGGCGGCGGCTCGACGCCCTCCGTGACCCAGCGGTCGAGGTTCACGAGGCAGGCGCGGAGCAGGCGCCCGTAGTTCACCGTGCCGCGTAGGTTCTGCGCGCGCTCGGTCCAGCCGGCGGGGTCGGCGGCTACGACGCTCGTGTCGGACGGGGGCCAGACGCCGAGCCCGTGCTCGGTGCCGCTGAAGTGATATACGCGCGTGTTCGGGCCGTGCGCGACGTCGCGGAGGCCGTCGGGGTCGGCGTGGACGAGCGAGGCGTCCCCGCGGTGGTATTCGGCCGACGTGTTCGTGTAGAAGACCTTGAGCCGGCTCGCGCGCGCGTCGAGGCGCCGGTGGAGCGCGTCGCCGGTGGACGGAAGCACGTGGGCCATCATCTGGGGCCGGTCCTTCGAGTTCTGGCCGTAGCGC
Above is a window of Candidatus Methylomirabilota bacterium DNA encoding:
- a CDS encoding DUF1028 domain-containing protein, producing the protein MEFNTFSIAARCPRTGAFGVAVATARPAVGAVVPWVSADGAVATQAKTNTELGRRALAMLGEGTPLATALPRLLDADPEREQRQVHGVDRAGAFARTGTTCRPWCGDRTGDGVSVAGNLLVGPGVLDAMLGTFAASTALELPERLVRALEAGQAAGGDKRGKQSAALLVWADAPRPYHDLRVDDHEHPVAELRRLHDLALAHTATLLQDYGEEGLRRYRRAKA